One genomic region from Stackebrandtia nassauensis DSM 44728 encodes:
- a CDS encoding multicopper oxidase family protein, with the protein MQHEADKNPGEGPQTPPPKVGWSVIPERKSQDASPKAPMTTPMTTEPKDGPHARPTEPERVGPPPPAPRNTQPTTLPSSSEPSHGGMGVEAPYSIHDDYPGKENLQYLALPDGLPDHSDHRSPPVTAFKDPLPLLPVAEPEREPLVPAPDGRRHQLFDQFKPEKYYIQREEEFQTQLHSDYGKVTWTWGIEGSRPGPTIHARYGEPILMRRFNNLPMLGTGKVEFAMPSTTRHTHNGHNESASDGNPDDWADTGDFWDHHFANFPATVLDPRSGKRVPDEREKMTTLWYHDHRRDFTGPNVYAGLVGTYLYFDDQDSGDENDPNPYAWRLPSGEFDQPLVLQDLMITEDYQLMWEPRDTMGLLGDRFSVNGVIQPHHRVKRRKYRFRLVNASVSRFYNLNLNFARNDTGRPEDDRFVRMIAITGDGNLQPEPLETEQIMLGPAQRVDIIVDFSKFDDGDILYLENRLDQDEGHGPSGRQITDPQAIREKRLMRFDVRGGKVNDPSRIPDFFRPFPEIDSCEIVRKRRWLFDYTAGLFVINGKAMDSNRIDAGIEINTAEEWTFYSIGNIWSHPVHSHLSEWLVQEVNGVPVEPDMVQIAMFVNSVDDFQRVFKKKQSEGKDYKLGTNVLRGPFCGGYRRDIALLAPATSITMYSRWPDFLGRYVLHCHNLVHEDAAMMIRWDVLPPGKGFDGSKTVQQVYGAASLPVHNEAVPAHVKHVAATATIRDNGEGVDDAQSIPPEPVDKYPKAGASDDDGGGHH; encoded by the coding sequence ATGCAACACGAGGCTGACAAGAATCCGGGGGAGGGCCCGCAGACTCCGCCGCCCAAGGTGGGGTGGTCGGTGATTCCGGAGCGCAAGAGTCAGGACGCCAGTCCCAAGGCGCCCATGACGACCCCGATGACAACCGAACCCAAGGACGGGCCGCACGCGCGCCCCACCGAGCCGGAGCGGGTGGGCCCACCACCACCCGCTCCCCGTAACACCCAGCCGACGACGCTGCCGTCGTCGTCCGAGCCCTCGCACGGCGGGATGGGCGTCGAGGCTCCCTATTCGATCCACGACGACTATCCGGGCAAGGAGAACCTGCAGTACCTGGCGTTGCCGGATGGTCTGCCCGACCACAGTGATCACCGCAGCCCACCGGTGACGGCGTTCAAGGACCCGTTGCCGCTGCTGCCGGTCGCCGAGCCGGAGCGGGAGCCGCTGGTACCCGCGCCGGACGGGCGGCGGCACCAGTTGTTCGACCAGTTCAAGCCCGAGAAGTACTACATCCAGCGGGAAGAGGAGTTCCAGACTCAGCTCCACAGTGACTACGGGAAGGTGACCTGGACCTGGGGTATCGAGGGGTCCCGTCCCGGGCCCACGATCCACGCCCGTTACGGCGAGCCGATCCTGATGCGCCGCTTCAACAACCTGCCGATGCTGGGCACCGGCAAGGTCGAGTTCGCGATGCCGTCCACCACCCGGCACACCCATAATGGACACAACGAGTCGGCCAGCGACGGCAACCCGGACGACTGGGCCGACACCGGTGACTTCTGGGACCACCACTTCGCCAACTTCCCCGCCACCGTCCTGGATCCCCGCTCCGGAAAGCGGGTCCCCGACGAGCGGGAGAAGATGACGACGCTGTGGTACCACGACCACCGGCGGGACTTCACCGGTCCCAACGTGTACGCCGGGCTGGTGGGTACCTACCTGTACTTCGACGACCAGGACTCCGGGGACGAGAACGACCCCAACCCGTACGCGTGGCGGCTGCCCAGCGGCGAGTTCGACCAGCCGCTGGTGTTGCAGGACCTGATGATCACCGAGGACTACCAGCTGATGTGGGAGCCCCGCGACACCATGGGGCTGCTGGGCGACCGGTTCAGCGTCAACGGGGTCATCCAGCCGCACCACCGGGTGAAGCGCCGCAAGTACCGGTTCCGGCTGGTCAACGCGTCGGTGTCCCGGTTCTACAACCTGAACCTGAACTTCGCGCGCAACGACACCGGACGTCCCGAGGACGACCGGTTCGTCCGGATGATCGCGATCACCGGCGACGGCAACCTGCAGCCGGAACCGCTGGAGACCGAGCAGATCATGCTGGGCCCGGCGCAGCGGGTCGACATCATCGTCGACTTCTCGAAGTTCGACGACGGCGACATCCTGTACCTGGAGAACCGGCTGGACCAGGACGAGGGACACGGGCCCTCGGGGCGGCAGATCACCGATCCGCAGGCGATCCGGGAGAAGCGCCTGATGCGGTTCGACGTCCGCGGCGGCAAGGTCAACGACCCCAGCCGGATCCCGGACTTCTTCCGGCCGTTCCCGGAGATCGACTCCTGCGAGATCGTCCGCAAGCGGCGCTGGCTGTTCGACTACACCGCCGGGCTGTTCGTCATCAACGGCAAGGCGATGGACTCCAACCGCATCGACGCGGGCATCGAGATCAACACCGCCGAGGAGTGGACGTTCTACAGCATCGGGAACATCTGGAGCCATCCCGTCCACAGTCACCTGAGTGAGTGGCTGGTTCAGGAGGTCAACGGCGTCCCGGTCGAGCCCGACATGGTGCAGATCGCCATGTTCGTCAACAGCGTCGACGACTTCCAGCGGGTGTTCAAGAAGAAGCAGAGCGAGGGCAAGGACTACAAACTCGGGACGAACGTCCTGAGGGGACCGTTCTGCGGCGGCTACCGCCGCGACATCGCGCTTTTGGCCCCGGCAACGTCCATCACCATGTACTCGCGGTGGCCCGACTTCCTCGGCCGCTACGTGTTGCACTGCCACAACCTGGTGCACGAGGACGCGGCGATGATGATCCGCTGGGACGTGCTGCCGCCCGGCAAGGGCTTCGACGGATCCAAGACGGTGCAGCAGGTGTACGGGGCGGCCAGCCTGCCGGTGCACAACGAGGCGGTCCCGGCCCATGTCAAGCACGTGGCGGCCACAGCGACCATCCGCGACAACGGCGAGGGGGTCGACGACGCGCAGTCCATTCCCCCCGAACCGGTCGACAAGTACCCCAAGGCGGGCGCGTCCGACGACGACGGCGGCGGCCACCACTGA
- a CDS encoding DUF1326 domain-containing protein, with the protein MEYVSYNLRGHFLEMCDCSTICPCWLGEAPDNGACTGVFGWDITEGEIANVDVTGRKVISASYHTGNRSDGGQDVYLFVDEEADDEQFQALANAFTGRLGGPLGELAVLMGTLKAAERCPIKISAEADKLRLQVDGRISGDITPLFGTDGQVTELAHSPLSKVLGSRAEVGKSGAFQMDLGEDKFTMEMDGLAAMRGRFAYDNQGTLIGTK; encoded by the coding sequence ATGGAATACGTTTCCTACAACCTGCGCGGCCACTTCCTCGAGATGTGCGACTGCTCGACCATCTGCCCCTGCTGGCTCGGCGAGGCCCCCGACAACGGCGCCTGCACCGGCGTGTTCGGCTGGGACATCACCGAAGGCGAGATCGCCAATGTGGACGTGACCGGCCGCAAGGTCATCAGCGCGTCCTACCACACCGGCAACCGCAGCGACGGCGGTCAGGACGTCTACCTCTTCGTCGACGAGGAGGCCGACGACGAGCAGTTCCAGGCCCTGGCCAACGCCTTCACCGGTCGGCTGGGCGGACCGCTGGGCGAGCTGGCCGTCCTGATGGGAACCCTCAAGGCCGCCGAGCGCTGCCCCATCAAGATCTCCGCCGAGGCCGACAAGCTGCGGCTCCAGGTGGACGGCCGGATCTCGGGCGACATCACCCCGCTGTTCGGCACCGACGGCCAGGTCACCGAACTGGCGCACTCGCCACTGTCCAAGGTGCTCGGTTCCCGGGCCGAGGTCGGCAAGAGCGGCGCGTTCCAGATGGACCTCGGCGAGGACAAGTTCACCATGGAGATGGACGGACTGGCCGCGATGCGGGGCCGGTTCGCCTATGACAACCAGGGAACCCTGATCGGAACCAAATGA
- a CDS encoding DUF2182 domain-containing protein: MTATAEKSVRAPKWTWRDVPLPLGMSLVATAGLVLWHFSPWTHYMHLTLPSGGHDHHGGGAEPGMTAMVGLFTGAWLLMTVAHMLPTAIPLLASFRRVAARRPERTRLTVVVVAGFLTVWAAAGAAISFAHVHLRYLVEMNSLQAAAPWFLVATLVAAGAYQFSNYIAKCVTACRSPFSFIGKHWKGGDSVAGQSFRIGLDYGQSCLGCCAALMVVMFIVGSASHLWMVVFALFGVIQKSARWGGRLTRPMGVGFFVAAGVVAALQFL, translated from the coding sequence ATGACGGCAACGGCGGAGAAGAGCGTTCGGGCTCCGAAATGGACCTGGCGGGACGTACCGCTGCCGCTGGGCATGTCGCTGGTGGCGACCGCGGGCCTCGTCCTGTGGCACTTCTCGCCGTGGACGCACTACATGCACCTGACGCTGCCGTCGGGCGGCCACGACCACCATGGCGGGGGTGCCGAGCCCGGCATGACCGCCATGGTGGGGCTGTTCACGGGGGCGTGGCTGCTGATGACCGTGGCGCACATGCTGCCCACGGCGATCCCGCTGCTGGCCTCGTTCCGGCGGGTGGCGGCCCGACGGCCGGAACGGACCCGGCTGACGGTGGTCGTGGTGGCCGGGTTCCTGACGGTGTGGGCGGCCGCGGGCGCCGCGATCTCGTTCGCGCACGTACATCTGCGCTACCTCGTCGAGATGAACTCGCTGCAGGCGGCGGCCCCGTGGTTCCTGGTGGCGACCCTGGTCGCCGCCGGGGCGTACCAGTTCTCGAACTACATCGCCAAGTGCGTGACGGCCTGCCGGTCGCCGTTCAGTTTCATCGGGAAGCACTGGAAGGGCGGCGACAGCGTCGCGGGCCAGTCGTTCCGGATCGGCCTGGACTACGGCCAGTCGTGCCTGGGCTGCTGTGCCGCACTGATGGTGGTCATGTTCATCGTGGGCTCGGCCAGTCACCTGTGGATGGTCGTGTTCGCCCTGTTCGGCGTGATCCAGAAGAGTGCCCGCTGGGGTGGGAGGCTGACCCGGCCGATGGGTGTCGGGTTCTTCGTCGCGGCGGGAGTCGTGGCGGCGCTTCAGTTCCTGTGA
- a CDS encoding AfsR/SARP family transcriptional regulator, translating to MEFRVLGPVEVRRDGVAVPIGGGRQKAVLAALVCHAEDWMSRSRLLTTVWDEAPDSAAANLRTYLAKLRRALADDAGSRLELGEGRVRLRIGGGESDLRRFRDLNGRGEAAFAAGDHAEAARAFAEALAQWRGEPFETATVDRPLAALAMELCEARAETRRRYLRVLVELGRYDEAIAGLRTEVTADPLAEQPIELLMLASYRGGRPDEALALYRDTRVRLVDELGVDPSPRLAALYERMVSGDEPRVSRDGEAARERGTGLPRLVPAQLPADVPGFTGRDSEVEALCSAVTQRRSGALVVSSVEGMAGIGKTALAVHAARRLADEFPDGQLFIDLHGFDADAPATDPAVALERLLHSLGVDPRQIPENLDERAGLYRSILSDRSVLIVLDNASGEQQVGPLLPGGDASLAIVTSRRSLAGLDQARSIQLELLGRAEAIALLAAALGPSRGGAGQKSVPAVEPGRFAAADEAVAAEIVAVCGMLPLAIRIAAARLRHRPDWTLADLRDRLQQAGLAGLCAGDRSVTAAFEMSYAELDDLARNAFRRLGLHPGHDFDVYTAAALCAEPADDPSEASPSRHPSLSSTQATLDELVDVNLLIEFRPGRYRFHDLVREFAAHKATLDTPETRAHARQRLGDLYLYYAGKLYAAEPIVSIGRDYRVRAPETPTPTIPDATTALAIMDDENPNILAFIESGHDHDVGAQSVELATLQLSYLWRQARYNDFPARFPKLLDTAKRLGDPAAEAWLRIAQGSCLAKCGQSEQAIDELTLARRIGERVGQPDITLTATFETAMAQIGAGRFADASMTLAEALASRPGGDDFVEMEIRNRLAQCAFRLGDAAGALRDLDRAIELANRRGDQQARARFTYNSAELQLHAGNPADTLERLSTARDYYGPDIEPDNLSMLLSTKAKTLLALGRPQDALDAHREAVAVATGFGDVWLLATAVVELAETHAKLGDHASALEHLYRAETLTDGVAPHLYALAQRGIADSLEALGHRHQARLHLICALRQFVEMDMPDADEIRDRLNRDEVA from the coding sequence GTGGAGTTTCGAGTCCTTGGCCCGGTTGAGGTGCGCCGCGACGGCGTGGCCGTGCCGATCGGCGGCGGCCGTCAGAAGGCCGTTCTGGCCGCGCTGGTCTGCCACGCCGAGGACTGGATGTCGCGCTCGCGGCTGCTGACGACGGTCTGGGACGAGGCGCCGGATTCCGCCGCCGCCAACCTGCGTACCTACCTCGCCAAGCTCCGTCGGGCGCTGGCCGACGACGCTGGTTCGCGGCTGGAACTCGGCGAGGGCCGGGTGCGGCTGCGCATCGGCGGCGGGGAGAGCGATCTGCGGCGGTTCCGCGACCTGAACGGACGGGGCGAAGCGGCGTTCGCCGCCGGGGACCATGCCGAAGCGGCGCGGGCGTTCGCCGAGGCGCTCGCGCAGTGGCGGGGCGAACCCTTCGAGACGGCCACCGTCGACCGTCCGCTCGCGGCGTTGGCGATGGAGCTGTGCGAGGCGCGCGCCGAGACGCGTCGCAGGTATCTGCGGGTTCTGGTCGAGCTGGGGCGGTATGACGAGGCGATCGCGGGGCTGCGGACGGAGGTGACCGCCGATCCGCTCGCCGAGCAGCCGATCGAGCTGCTGATGCTGGCGTCGTATCGCGGGGGACGGCCGGACGAGGCGCTGGCGTTGTACCGCGATACCCGGGTGCGGTTGGTCGACGAGCTGGGCGTGGACCCTTCGCCGCGACTGGCGGCGCTGTACGAGCGGATGGTGTCCGGTGACGAGCCTCGGGTGTCGCGGGACGGCGAAGCGGCGCGGGAGCGAGGCACCGGACTGCCGCGGCTGGTTCCGGCTCAGCTGCCCGCCGACGTTCCCGGGTTCACCGGGCGCGACAGCGAGGTTGAGGCACTGTGCTCGGCGGTGACCCAGCGACGCTCGGGAGCGCTGGTGGTCTCGTCCGTGGAAGGCATGGCGGGCATCGGGAAGACCGCGTTGGCGGTGCACGCGGCCCGGCGGTTGGCGGACGAGTTCCCGGACGGGCAGTTGTTCATCGACCTGCATGGCTTCGACGCTGACGCGCCCGCGACCGACCCGGCGGTGGCACTGGAGCGGCTGTTGCACAGCTTGGGCGTCGATCCCCGGCAGATCCCGGAGAACCTGGACGAGCGGGCGGGGCTGTATCGATCGATCCTGAGCGATCGCAGTGTGCTGATCGTGCTGGACAACGCCAGTGGGGAGCAGCAGGTGGGGCCGCTGTTGCCCGGCGGCGATGCGAGCCTGGCGATCGTCACCAGCCGTCGCAGCCTGGCCGGTCTGGACCAGGCCCGGTCGATCCAGCTGGAGCTGTTGGGCCGCGCGGAGGCGATAGCGCTGCTGGCCGCCGCGCTGGGGCCCAGTCGGGGCGGTGCGGGGCAAAAATCCGTCCCCGCCGTGGAGCCCGGCCGGTTCGCTGCGGCAGACGAAGCCGTAGCCGCCGAGATCGTGGCTGTCTGCGGCATGCTGCCGCTGGCGATCCGGATCGCCGCCGCGCGGCTGCGACACCGCCCCGACTGGACGCTTGCCGATCTGCGCGACCGGCTCCAGCAAGCCGGACTGGCCGGGCTGTGCGCCGGCGACCGCAGCGTCACGGCCGCGTTCGAGATGTCCTACGCCGAGCTCGATGACTTGGCTCGCAACGCTTTCCGGCGCCTGGGCTTGCATCCCGGCCACGACTTCGACGTGTACACCGCCGCCGCGTTGTGCGCGGAACCGGCTGACGACCCAAGCGAGGCTTCGCCGTCACGCCACCCCTCGCTGTCGTCCACACAGGCCACACTCGACGAACTCGTCGACGTCAACCTCCTCATCGAGTTCCGCCCCGGCCGCTACCGCTTCCACGACCTCGTACGCGAGTTCGCCGCCCACAAAGCCACCCTGGACACCCCCGAAACCCGAGCCCACGCTCGCCAACGCCTCGGCGACCTCTACCTCTACTACGCGGGCAAGCTCTATGCCGCCGAACCGATCGTGTCCATCGGCCGCGACTACCGAGTCCGTGCCCCCGAAACCCCAACGCCAACCATCCCCGACGCCACCACGGCACTGGCCATCATGGACGATGAGAACCCCAACATCCTGGCCTTCATCGAATCGGGGCACGACCACGACGTCGGCGCCCAATCCGTCGAACTGGCCACCCTGCAACTGAGCTACCTATGGCGCCAAGCCCGCTACAACGACTTCCCGGCCCGCTTCCCGAAACTGCTCGACACCGCCAAACGCCTCGGCGACCCCGCCGCCGAAGCCTGGCTGCGCATCGCCCAGGGTTCCTGCCTGGCGAAATGTGGACAGTCCGAACAGGCCATCGACGAGCTCACCCTCGCCCGCCGCATCGGCGAGCGCGTCGGCCAGCCCGACATAACGCTCACCGCGACCTTCGAGACCGCCATGGCCCAGATCGGTGCGGGCCGGTTCGCCGACGCCAGCATGACCCTGGCCGAAGCCCTGGCGTCGCGGCCGGGCGGCGACGACTTCGTCGAGATGGAGATCCGCAATCGCCTGGCGCAGTGCGCTTTCCGCCTCGGCGACGCCGCCGGCGCGCTGCGCGACCTGGACCGGGCGATCGAGCTGGCCAACCGACGCGGCGACCAGCAGGCCCGGGCCCGTTTCACGTACAACAGCGCCGAGCTGCAACTCCACGCCGGAAACCCCGCCGACACCCTGGAGCGTTTGAGCACCGCCCGCGACTACTACGGCCCCGACATCGAGCCCGACAACCTGTCGATGTTGTTGAGCACCAAGGCCAAGACGCTGCTCGCGCTGGGGCGCCCCCAAGACGCCCTCGACGCCCACCGTGAGGCCGTCGCCGTCGCCACCGGGTTCGGTGACGTCTGGCTGTTGGCGACGGCGGTGGTGGAGCTGGCCGAGACCCACGCGAAGCTCGGCGACCACGCCTCGGCGCTCGAGCACCTGTACCGGGCCGAGACACTGACCGACGGGGTCGCGCCGCACCTGTACGCGCTGGCGCAGCGCGGGATCGCCGACAGTCTCGAGGCTTTGGGTCATCGGCACCAGGCACGGCTCCATTTGATATGTGCCCTGCGTCAGTTTGTAGAGATGGACATGCCTGATGCCGATGAGATCCGGGACCGTCTCAACCGCGACGAAGTCGCTTGA
- a CDS encoding VOC family protein, with protein sequence MARLHDIVFDCGHAASLARFWAAAVDGYAVAPYDDEELARLRSFGITDTEDDPTVLVESAAGGPRLWFQRVPETKVVKNRVHVDLRTDDLETEIARLTALGASVSERFGDNVVLLDPEGNEFCLAVN encoded by the coding sequence ATGGCCAGACTGCACGACATCGTCTTCGACTGTGGACACGCGGCATCACTGGCGCGGTTCTGGGCCGCCGCCGTGGACGGCTACGCCGTCGCCCCCTACGACGACGAGGAGCTGGCCCGGCTGCGCTCGTTCGGGATCACCGACACCGAGGACGATCCGACCGTGCTCGTCGAGTCGGCCGCCGGCGGGCCGCGACTGTGGTTCCAGCGCGTCCCGGAGACCAAGGTGGTCAAGAACCGGGTGCACGTCGATCTGCGGACCGATGACCTGGAGACCGAGATCGCGCGGCTGACCGCGCTGGGCGCGTCGGTGTCGGAACGCTTCGGCGACAACGTCGTCCTGCTCGACCCCGAGGGCAACGAGTTCTGTCTCGCCGTGAACTGA
- a CDS encoding ornithine cyclodeaminase family protein has protein sequence MWLKPVVLRDADLTKRLSAETTVAWCREAILAAHRGELLAPPRAHADLGDGRFAFTAGRLVGRWYGYRSYDTLPTETGEQTVVVHSEQSGRVEGVAVGKEIGPMRTGAIGGVAADALAAPEASTMGIVGCGPQAWMQLWAINAVRTLSGVSVFCRDPETRRRFAANASERYGLEVRAADSAEAAVSGAQIVVLATSSGTPVVDTGAIDGSAYVSTLGPKQIGRAEFDDSLARRAGLIVTDSLPQLRAYDPPFVLRDTEHEKRIVSLGSVLAGDTQPRPGTLFCSVGLAGTEAYLVARLLGL, from the coding sequence ATGTGGCTCAAACCGGTGGTGTTGCGGGACGCGGACCTCACGAAACGGTTGTCCGCCGAGACGACGGTGGCCTGGTGCCGGGAGGCGATCCTGGCCGCGCACCGGGGCGAGCTGTTGGCGCCGCCGCGCGCCCACGCCGATCTGGGTGACGGCCGGTTCGCGTTCACGGCCGGACGCCTGGTCGGTCGCTGGTACGGATACCGCTCCTACGACACGCTTCCCACCGAGACCGGCGAGCAGACCGTGGTCGTCCACTCCGAACAGTCGGGGCGGGTGGAGGGCGTGGCGGTCGGCAAGGAGATCGGTCCGATGCGCACCGGCGCGATCGGCGGGGTCGCGGCCGACGCGCTGGCCGCGCCGGAAGCGTCCACGATGGGCATCGTCGGTTGTGGTCCGCAGGCGTGGATGCAGCTGTGGGCGATCAACGCGGTGCGGACGTTGAGCGGGGTCTCCGTGTTCTGCCGCGATCCCGAGACCCGGCGACGGTTCGCCGCCAACGCTTCCGAGCGTTACGGGCTGGAGGTCCGGGCGGCGGACTCGGCCGAGGCGGCGGTGTCGGGCGCGCAGATCGTCGTGCTGGCCACCAGCAGCGGCACCCCGGTGGTGGACACCGGCGCCATCGACGGCTCCGCCTACGTGTCCACGTTGGGGCCCAAGCAGATCGGCCGCGCCGAGTTCGACGATTCGCTGGCCCGGCGGGCCGGGCTGATCGTCACCGACTCGCTGCCGCAGCTGCGCGCATACGACCCGCCGTTCGTGCTGCGCGACACCGAGCACGAGAAGCGCATCGTGTCGCTGGGCTCGGTGCTGGCGGGCGACACGCAACCCCGGCCCGGGACGCTGTTCTGCTCGGTGGGCCTGGCCGGGACCGAGGCGTATCTCGTCGCGCGGCTGCTGGGGCTGTGA
- a CDS encoding 5-oxoprolinase subunit B family protein — protein sequence MRFLRCGEHALLVELDGLDEVLGRYHALRRHPPVGVGELVPASRTLLVHFDPLLTDREKVARAVEDVPPESPARADDRLVEIPVRYDGEDLEEVSVLTGLSASEVVKSHTGGEYLAAFGGFAPGFLYITGLPETLRLPRRDTPRTRVPSGAVALGGGYTAVYPRDSPGGWHIIGHTCLSMWDLDREPPAALSPGDRVRFVEVGE from the coding sequence ATGAGATTCCTGCGGTGCGGTGAACACGCGCTACTGGTCGAACTGGACGGTCTCGACGAGGTCCTGGGCCGGTACCACGCGTTGCGGCGCCATCCGCCGGTCGGCGTCGGCGAGCTGGTTCCGGCGTCGCGGACCCTGCTGGTCCACTTCGATCCGCTGTTGACCGATCGGGAGAAGGTCGCCAGAGCCGTCGAGGACGTGCCACCGGAGAGTCCCGCGCGGGCGGACGACCGGCTGGTGGAGATCCCGGTCCGCTACGACGGCGAGGACCTGGAGGAGGTGTCGGTACTGACCGGCCTGTCCGCGTCCGAAGTGGTCAAATCGCACACCGGCGGCGAGTACCTGGCCGCCTTCGGCGGTTTCGCGCCCGGCTTCCTGTACATCACCGGCCTGCCCGAGACGCTGCGGCTGCCGCGCCGCGACACGCCCCGCACCCGGGTGCCGTCGGGGGCGGTGGCGTTGGGGGGCGGCTACACGGCGGTGTACCCGCGCGATTCCCCCGGCGGCTGGCACATCATCGGCCACACCTGTCTGTCCATGTGGGACCTCGATCGGGAGCCACCGGCGGCGCTCAGCCCGGGCGACCGGGTGCGGTTCGTCGAGGTGGGCGAATGA
- a CDS encoding LamB/YcsF family protein — protein sequence MRRTIDLNCDLGEGFGVWTLGDDEALLDIVTSANVACGFHAGDPSIMRAVCERAAARGVAIGAQVGYRDLAGFGRRNIDVEPRVLTDEVLYQLGALDAFALRAGDHVRYVKPHGALYNRIVTDSEQAAAVVAAVTAYDPKLAVLGLPGSRFLKLAAEAGLVTVTEAFADRAYTTEGRLVPRSRPGAVLHDAETIAGRVRRMAVDGRVVSIDGVVIDMTAQSVCVHGDTPGAVDIARRVRSALDEAGIHVSAFAT from the coding sequence ATGCGACGGACCATCGACCTCAACTGCGATCTCGGCGAGGGTTTCGGCGTGTGGACGCTCGGCGACGACGAGGCGCTGCTGGACATCGTGACCAGCGCGAACGTCGCCTGCGGCTTCCACGCGGGCGACCCGTCGATCATGCGGGCGGTTTGCGAACGCGCCGCCGCGCGGGGCGTGGCGATCGGCGCGCAGGTCGGCTATCGCGATCTGGCCGGTTTCGGACGCCGGAACATCGACGTCGAACCGCGGGTGCTGACCGACGAGGTGCTGTACCAGCTGGGCGCCCTCGACGCGTTCGCGCTGCGCGCCGGGGACCACGTCCGGTACGTCAAACCCCACGGCGCGCTGTACAACCGGATCGTCACCGACTCCGAGCAGGCGGCGGCGGTGGTCGCGGCGGTCACCGCCTACGACCCGAAGCTGGCGGTGCTGGGCCTGCCGGGCTCCCGGTTCCTGAAACTGGCGGCCGAGGCGGGGCTGGTCACCGTGACCGAGGCCTTCGCCGACCGGGCTTACACCACCGAGGGACGGCTGGTGCCCCGGTCGCGGCCGGGAGCGGTGCTGCACGACGCCGAGACGATCGCGGGCCGGGTGCGCCGGATGGCCGTGGACGGCCGGGTGGTCAGCATCGACGGCGTCGTCATCGACATGACGGCCCAGTCGGTGTGCGTCCACGGCGACACCCCCGGCGCGGTGGACATCGCCCGGCGGGTCCGGTCGGCTCTGGACGAAGCCGGGATCCACGTCTCGGCCTTCGCCACCTGA
- a CDS encoding Nramp family divalent metal transporter, whose translation MSDRKIADASPATPTKRQRFGPGLLVTAAFIGPGTVTTASVAGAEFGFALVWAAVFAILATMVMQEMAARLGIVSRAGLGEALRATFTNPVTGVIVAVLVVAAIAVGNAAFQTGNIAGAAVALTTISGVPTQVWAVAVGVLAFGLLYTGIYRFIEAVMIALVGVMTIVFIVTAVVVRPDLGALAAGLVPTIPDGSTITVIALIGTTVVPYNLFLHASSVRQKWTADIPLEKSLPQARTDTYVSVGVGGVITLAVVTTAAASLFAHGLSVSNGADMAQQLEPLLGPAAKWFFAVGLFAAGLTSAITAPLAAAFAVSGMLGWRMDLKSWRFRGVWVAVLVIGAVLAVAVGESPVPAIIFAQTTNGLLLPIIAVFLLVVVNRKQVMGEHRNSLARNLAGGTVVLVATGLGVFNILKGLGVLA comes from the coding sequence ATGAGCGACAGGAAAATCGCGGACGCCTCGCCCGCAACCCCCACCAAAAGACAACGCTTCGGCCCCGGGCTGCTGGTCACCGCCGCCTTCATCGGGCCCGGGACGGTGACAACGGCCAGCGTGGCCGGTGCCGAATTCGGCTTCGCCCTCGTGTGGGCCGCCGTCTTCGCGATCCTTGCCACGATGGTCATGCAGGAGATGGCGGCCCGGCTCGGCATCGTCAGCCGCGCCGGACTCGGTGAGGCGCTGCGCGCCACCTTCACCAACCCGGTCACCGGGGTCATTGTCGCGGTGCTGGTCGTGGCCGCCATCGCGGTCGGCAACGCCGCCTTCCAGACCGGCAACATCGCCGGGGCCGCCGTCGCCCTGACCACGATCAGCGGCGTGCCCACCCAGGTGTGGGCCGTCGCCGTGGGCGTGCTGGCCTTCGGGTTGCTGTACACCGGCATCTACCGGTTCATCGAAGCCGTGATGATCGCGCTGGTCGGGGTGATGACCATTGTGTTCATCGTGACCGCCGTCGTCGTGCGCCCCGACCTTGGTGCGCTGGCCGCCGGACTCGTACCGACCATTCCGGACGGTTCGACGATCACCGTCATCGCCCTCATCGGAACCACCGTGGTTCCCTACAACCTGTTCCTGCACGCCAGTTCGGTGCGGCAGAAGTGGACCGCCGACATTCCACTGGAGAAGTCGCTGCCGCAGGCCCGCACCGACACCTACGTGTCGGTCGGCGTCGGCGGCGTCATCACGCTGGCCGTCGTCACCACGGCCGCCGCCTCGCTGTTCGCCCACGGGCTGAGCGTCTCCAACGGCGCCGACATGGCCCAGCAGCTGGAGCCGCTGCTGGGCCCGGCCGCCAAGTGGTTCTTCGCCGTCGGACTGTTCGCCGCCGGACTCACCAGTGCCATAACCGCGCCACTCGCGGCGGCTTTCGCTGTCAGCGGCATGCTCGGGTGGAGAATGGATCTCAAGTCCTGGAGGTTCCGGGGCGTGTGGGTGGCTGTCCTGGTGATCGGCGCCGTGCTGGCGGTGGCGGTCGGCGAGAGCCCGGTTCCGGCGATCATCTTCGCGCAGACGACCAACGGCCTGCTGCTGCCGATCATCGCGGTGTTCCTGCTGGTGGTCGTCAACCGGAAGCAGGTCATGGGTGAACACCGAAACAGCCTGGCCCGCAACCTGGCCGGCGGTACGGTCGTCCTGGTGGCGACCGGGCTCGGTGTCTTCAACATCCTCAAGGGACTGGGCGTCCTGGCCTGA